From Spirosoma agri, one genomic window encodes:
- a CDS encoding DUF418 domain-containing protein encodes MNSTIDLTRTARATEAEPGVRIQVVDALRGFALFGILLVHSAQWFAAGALPGDVYQLHASGPANGVAQTIVGLFFDGKFYTFFSFLFGLSFALMLTRSQDSPTVFYLRFAWRLVILGAIGFLHHLQWRGDILSIYALLGFLMLPFGKAANKFILTMALLLVMNIPTRLGSVYTELINPPDKAQPQADQKTVENDPKTYYNILKNGSYGDLVNFNLNAFDDKMRFQVESGRLYITLGFFLLGLYAGRKRLFQQLADNRSFFRKLTRYSGFTVLGITAIGAGLMVLYGNAQQPPKAIELLFMTLFDSHSALMTVFYISGLTLLFQRQSWNGVVSSLALVGKMALTSYVLQTLIGTFLFFSYGFHLLAEIDLWVAALLTIPIFIVQVLFSQWWLSRFRYGPLEWLWRSLTYGKAQSMLRRS; translated from the coding sequence ATGAATTCTACAATCGATCTCACCCGTACCGCACGTGCAACCGAAGCGGAACCGGGCGTCCGTATTCAGGTTGTCGATGCGTTGCGCGGTTTTGCCCTGTTTGGCATCTTACTCGTCCACAGTGCGCAGTGGTTTGCCGCTGGTGCCTTGCCGGGGGACGTCTATCAACTTCATGCCAGCGGACCGGCCAATGGTGTTGCTCAAACAATCGTTGGCTTATTTTTCGACGGCAAATTTTACACCTTTTTCTCCTTTTTGTTCGGGCTGAGTTTTGCGCTCATGCTGACCCGATCGCAGGATTCGCCAACGGTATTTTACCTGCGCTTTGCGTGGCGGCTAGTCATTCTGGGAGCCATCGGTTTTCTGCACCATTTGCAATGGCGGGGCGACATTCTATCCATCTACGCCCTGTTGGGTTTTCTGATGCTTCCTTTCGGTAAAGCCGCTAACAAGTTTATTCTGACCATGGCCCTACTGCTAGTCATGAACATTCCCACCCGCCTGGGAAGCGTCTACACCGAATTGATCAATCCACCAGATAAAGCGCAGCCACAGGCGGATCAGAAAACGGTCGAGAATGACCCAAAAACGTATTACAATATCCTGAAAAACGGTAGTTACGGCGACCTGGTCAATTTCAACCTGAATGCGTTCGACGATAAAATGCGCTTTCAAGTCGAGAGTGGACGGCTTTACATCACACTCGGTTTCTTTTTGTTGGGATTGTATGCCGGTCGGAAACGGCTCTTTCAGCAATTGGCCGATAACCGTTCTTTTTTCCGCAAACTCACGCGATACAGTGGCTTCACGGTGCTAGGCATTACAGCCATCGGTGCCGGGCTTATGGTTTTATATGGCAATGCTCAGCAGCCGCCAAAAGCCATCGAACTCCTGTTTATGACGTTGTTCGATAGCCACAGCGCCCTGATGACCGTGTTTTACATCAGTGGGTTGACGCTCCTTTTTCAGAGACAATCGTGGAACGGGGTAGTATCGTCGCTAGCATTAGTCGGTAAAATGGCACTCACCAGTTATGTCCTCCAGACGCTGATCGGTACGTTCCTGTTTTTCAGTTACGGCTTTCATCTGCTGGCCGAGATCGATCTGTGGGTAGCGGCTCTGCTCACGATTCCGATTTTCATCGTGCAGGTACTGTTCAGCCAATGGTGGCTTTCCCGGTTTCGATATGGGCCGCTGGAATGGCTCTGGCGATCGCTCACGTACGGAAAAGCGCAGTCCATGCTGCGTCGATCCTAA
- a CDS encoding DEAD/DEAH box helicase, which produces MKVSPSEPFQIVYSLLAHEFLGYLIEAFVVQLNGRGELTLLNQTLSTQNVSEFSQELDERDFELVRLIESIQQDTIVKKFNTRKLPAVDFFLKIYDPHKGDKLVQEAICGYLDTIKAQIMALLAGKPFYVMGNDGNPAWLSIEWKPEPAKVHFHFIRNADSTHYFPIIRYPTGTPGETERVEFQFKGALMICDEPAYMLVSNQVYHFSKNVDGKKLRPFFTKNHIVIPKNIEQQYYERFVTQLIAAYDVYAKGFEIRSEVIEPVAVLTVSEMVTSSRTVSAGVLADGADYEDEAGQRIAFDLSFQYGEFMFRFDSFGPSANVSLEKKGEDYVFHKIRRDQRLERQKLGFLRDTGLDLRHGRLAISKSEAFTWLSTNNVALNDAGFLLRQNVQDSKRYFLGYSSISVSIEEGRDWFDIYANVRFGDFEIPFLKLRTLILNKKHEFTLPNGEVAVIPEVWFTKYSELFGFIEQPDSVDPRDIDRLVLQKHHLALVQELERDNLATTVMSRKLERLRDFEEIESFALPDGFHGTLRPYQQAGYDWMNFLRQYHFGGCLADDMGLGKTVMTLAMLQGQKEAGATHPTLLVMPTSLLYNWELEARKFTPDLRLMVYTGTYREKNTAQFDGYDVILTSYGIVRIDIDLLSDYRFNYVILDESQAIKNPSSHITKAVMQLNTANRLILTGTPLENSTMDIWTQMSFINPGLLGSQSFFRNEFQIPIEKRHDEAKTGRLYSLIKPFMLRRNKSQVATDLPEKVESVLYSEMTPDQEKQYEEAKSYYRNLILERIEEEGMAKSQMVVLQGLTKLRQIANHPRMVDDEYEGDSGKLSDVLMRLESAMIEHHKVLVFSQFIKHLNVVRQYLKEKNIKYAYLDGSTQDRQSQVQLFQTDESVKLFLISLKAGGLGHNLTAADYVFILDPWWNPAIEAQAVDRAHRIGQQKTVFTYKFIAKNTVEEKILSLQRAKQQLAGSLISTEENFMKSLTKEDIMVLLE; this is translated from the coding sequence ATGAAAGTTTCGCCGTCCGAACCCTTCCAGATTGTTTACTCGCTTTTGGCGCACGAGTTCCTGGGCTATCTCATTGAAGCCTTTGTCGTACAGCTAAATGGTCGGGGCGAACTAACCTTGTTGAATCAAACACTTTCTACGCAAAATGTTAGCGAATTTTCGCAGGAACTGGACGAACGCGATTTTGAACTCGTTCGGCTTATCGAAAGCATTCAGCAGGACACCATCGTTAAGAAGTTCAACACACGAAAATTACCCGCCGTCGATTTCTTCCTGAAGATATACGATCCGCACAAGGGCGATAAACTCGTTCAGGAAGCCATCTGTGGCTATCTGGACACCATTAAAGCGCAGATTATGGCTCTCCTTGCCGGAAAGCCATTTTATGTCATGGGTAACGATGGCAACCCGGCCTGGCTATCGATCGAGTGGAAACCGGAACCGGCCAAGGTTCATTTCCACTTTATCCGCAACGCCGACTCAACCCATTATTTTCCCATTATCCGCTACCCGACCGGCACGCCCGGCGAGACCGAACGGGTCGAATTCCAGTTTAAGGGGGCCCTGATGATCTGTGACGAACCGGCCTATATGCTGGTGTCGAACCAGGTTTATCATTTCAGTAAAAATGTAGATGGTAAAAAACTGCGGCCTTTCTTCACGAAGAACCACATTGTAATACCCAAAAATATTGAGCAGCAGTATTACGAACGTTTCGTAACCCAGCTCATAGCCGCTTACGACGTATATGCTAAAGGGTTCGAAATACGGTCTGAGGTTATTGAACCCGTAGCGGTGCTGACGGTGTCAGAAATGGTTACGTCGAGCCGAACCGTATCGGCAGGCGTACTTGCTGACGGGGCTGATTATGAGGATGAAGCAGGGCAGCGGATTGCGTTTGACCTGTCCTTTCAATACGGCGAGTTCATGTTCCGGTTCGATAGTTTCGGCCCATCGGCCAACGTCAGCCTGGAGAAGAAGGGTGAAGACTATGTGTTCCATAAAATTCGTCGCGACCAGCGGTTGGAACGGCAGAAGCTGGGCTTTTTGCGCGATACGGGACTCGATCTACGGCACGGGCGATTGGCGATTTCCAAGTCAGAAGCGTTTACGTGGCTGTCGACCAACAACGTAGCCCTGAATGACGCTGGCTTTCTGCTCCGGCAGAACGTGCAGGATTCGAAACGATATTTTCTGGGTTATTCGAGCATCAGCGTGTCCATTGAAGAAGGGCGCGACTGGTTCGATATTTACGCCAACGTGCGGTTTGGCGACTTTGAGATCCCGTTTCTTAAACTGCGGACGCTCATCCTGAACAAAAAACACGAGTTCACCCTACCGAATGGCGAAGTAGCAGTCATTCCGGAGGTGTGGTTTACCAAATATTCCGAGTTGTTTGGTTTTATCGAGCAACCCGATAGCGTCGATCCGCGCGACATTGACCGACTTGTGCTGCAAAAGCACCACCTCGCGCTGGTTCAGGAACTGGAACGCGATAATCTGGCTACGACGGTTATGAGCCGCAAGCTCGAACGGCTGCGCGACTTCGAGGAGATCGAGTCGTTTGCGCTGCCTGACGGTTTCCACGGTACGCTACGCCCCTATCAGCAGGCGGGTTACGACTGGATGAATTTCCTGCGGCAGTATCATTTTGGCGGCTGCCTTGCCGACGACATGGGCCTGGGAAAAACCGTTATGACGCTGGCCATGCTTCAGGGACAGAAAGAAGCGGGAGCCACGCATCCGACCCTGTTGGTGATGCCGACCTCGCTCCTGTACAACTGGGAGTTGGAAGCCCGAAAATTCACGCCCGATTTACGCCTGATGGTCTATACGGGCACCTACCGGGAGAAAAATACAGCTCAGTTCGACGGCTACGATGTGATTCTTACCTCATACGGCATCGTTCGGATTGACATTGATCTACTGAGCGATTACCGGTTCAATTACGTAATTCTGGATGAATCGCAGGCCATCAAGAACCCATCGTCGCATATCACCAAAGCGGTGATGCAACTCAATACGGCCAATCGGCTGATTCTGACCGGTACGCCCCTCGAAAACAGTACGATGGATATCTGGACCCAGATGTCTTTCATCAATCCGGGGTTGCTGGGCAGTCAGTCGTTCTTCCGCAACGAGTTTCAGATACCCATCGAGAAGCGTCACGACGAAGCCAAAACCGGGCGACTGTATAGCCTGATCAAACCGTTTATGCTCCGGCGCAACAAGTCGCAGGTAGCCACGGACCTGCCCGAAAAAGTAGAGAGTGTCCTCTATTCGGAGATGACCCCCGATCAGGAAAAACAGTACGAAGAGGCCAAATCCTACTATCGAAACCTGATTCTGGAGCGTATTGAAGAAGAGGGTATGGCTAAATCGCAAATGGTCGTCTTACAGGGTCTGACCAAGCTTCGGCAGATTGCGAACCACCCCCGTATGGTCGATGATGAGTACGAGGGCGATTCGGGCAAGCTATCGGATGTGTTGATGCGGCTGGAAAGTGCCATGATCGAGCACCACAAAGTACTGGTTTTCAGTCAGTTCATTAAGCACCTAAACGTTGTCCGGCAATATCTGAAAGAGAAAAATATCAAGTACGCTTACCTGGATGGCTCTACGCAGGACCGACAGAGTCAGGTACAACTGTTTCAGACCGACGAATCCGTCAAATTATTCCTGATTTCGCTCAAGGCGGGTGGTCTGGGTCATAACCTGACCGCTGCCGATTACGTGTTTATCCTGGATCCCTGGTGGAATCCGGCCATTGAGGCTCAGGCGGTTGACCGGGCTCACCGGATCGGACAGCAAAAGACGGTGTTCACCTACAAGTTTATCGCTAAGAACACCGTCGAAGAAAAAATTCTGTCGTTGCAACGGGCTAAACAGCAACTGGCTGGTAGTCTGATTTCGACCGAAGAGAACTTTATGAAATCGCTGACCAAGGAAGATATTATGGTCTTGCTGGAATAA
- a CDS encoding LacI family DNA-binding transcriptional regulator — protein MEKETTIYDIAKLLNLSPATVSRALNDHPAINSNTKRIITATATEMGYRSNTFASNLRRQRTNTIGVIVPRLNSNFMSTVLAGMEKVANKSSYNLIISQSLESVKKEVANAKTMFNSRVDGLLVSVAYDTEKTDHFDAFTKKGVPLLFFDRVLDHKQGTSIVIDNVKAGYEATAHLIGQGCRRIMHVTGSLKRNVYIDRLEGYRLALLEAGLPYEEELIRMTDLSEEAGIEAASHIQSMAGRPDGLFIANDFCAVSCMSALKRAGLSIPSDIAVVGFNNDPVSTVIEPNLTTIDYPGEKMGEVAAQSLINHLNGTMNIQTTNRIVLHSELIVRESSLKSAIF, from the coding sequence ATGGAGAAAGAAACAACCATATACGATATTGCGAAGCTGCTGAATCTTTCACCAGCCACCGTTAGCCGAGCCCTGAATGACCATCCAGCGATTAATAGCAACACCAAACGCATCATTACCGCTACAGCTACGGAGATGGGCTATCGCTCAAACACGTTTGCCAGTAACTTAAGACGCCAGCGAACGAACACAATCGGCGTTATTGTGCCCCGACTGAACAGCAACTTTATGTCGACCGTATTGGCGGGTATGGAAAAGGTCGCGAATAAATCTTCGTACAACCTGATCATCAGCCAATCACTGGAATCGGTCAAGAAAGAAGTGGCTAATGCAAAGACAATGTTCAACAGCCGCGTCGATGGCCTGCTGGTGTCCGTTGCCTACGACACGGAGAAGACGGACCATTTCGACGCGTTTACCAAAAAAGGCGTTCCGTTGCTGTTCTTTGACCGGGTACTTGATCACAAACAGGGCACCAGCATTGTGATCGACAACGTTAAAGCGGGCTACGAAGCAACCGCGCATCTGATCGGGCAGGGTTGTCGGCGGATAATGCACGTAACGGGTAGTCTGAAGCGGAACGTGTACATCGATCGCCTGGAAGGCTACCGGCTGGCCCTGCTGGAAGCGGGCTTACCCTACGAAGAAGAACTGATCAGGATGACAGACCTGAGTGAGGAAGCGGGCATTGAAGCGGCCAGCCATATTCAGTCGATGGCAGGGCGTCCCGACGGACTTTTTATTGCCAACGATTTTTGTGCGGTAAGCTGCATGAGTGCACTCAAACGGGCTGGCCTGTCGATCCCTTCCGATATTGCCGTGGTAGGATTCAACAATGATCCGGTATCGACCGTTATCGAGCCTAACCTGACTACCATCGATTACCCCGGCGAAAAGATGGGCGAAGTGGCGGCTCAAAGTCTGATCAATCATTTGAACGGCACTATGAACATTCAGACGACAAACCGAATTGTTCTGCACTCGGAATTGATCGTCCGGGAGTCTTCGCTTAAATCCGCTATCTTTTGA
- a CDS encoding RraA family protein, protein MKLVVFVAAVLSLTGVVTRSLGQQISREELIFLTPDWKGERFPDGRPKVPDAILKRMKRVTQEEAWAVLKGEKYRYQFAGDWQTINPDSVLVGRALTATFMPGRPDVHRVTDDKGHTKDGRVKSQNAWPIDMLVKGDVYVVDQFGMHEDGPTIGDNLGNSIYAKTGNGIVYEGAVRDVAGLKEIGGFTSYFRSYHPSHHNPEGDLNTTLVGINRPTRIGRVMVMPGDIVLGRDGGVCFIPPHLAEKVVKTSEIIRLRDMFGHLRLREQKYTPGQIDSRWSDDIEKDFSQWLNAHVNELPVPKEQIQDYLKTRTW, encoded by the coding sequence ATGAAATTGGTCGTCTTTGTCGCGGCTGTGCTTTCGCTGACCGGCGTGGTAACGAGGTCACTGGGCCAGCAGATTTCCCGGGAAGAACTCATTTTTCTGACCCCCGACTGGAAAGGAGAACGATTCCCCGACGGTCGTCCGAAGGTGCCGGATGCTATTCTGAAACGCATGAAACGCGTTACGCAGGAAGAAGCCTGGGCGGTACTCAAAGGTGAAAAGTATCGATACCAGTTTGCCGGTGACTGGCAGACCATCAATCCGGATAGCGTACTCGTTGGGCGCGCGCTTACGGCAACGTTTATGCCGGGTCGGCCCGATGTTCACCGCGTTACGGACGATAAGGGGCACACGAAAGATGGGCGCGTTAAATCGCAGAATGCCTGGCCGATCGATATGCTCGTTAAGGGGGATGTCTATGTTGTGGATCAGTTTGGGATGCACGAGGATGGACCGACCATCGGCGATAATCTGGGCAACTCGATCTACGCTAAAACCGGTAATGGCATTGTCTACGAAGGGGCCGTTCGGGATGTTGCCGGACTGAAAGAGATTGGCGGTTTTACGTCCTATTTTCGGAGTTACCACCCTTCGCACCACAATCCGGAGGGCGATCTGAACACCACGCTGGTCGGGATCAATCGGCCAACGCGCATCGGTAGGGTCATGGTCATGCCGGGTGATATCGTGCTGGGACGCGATGGGGGTGTCTGCTTCATTCCGCCCCACCTGGCTGAGAAAGTCGTGAAAACCTCGGAAATTATCCGCCTACGTGACATGTTCGGGCACCTGCGTCTGCGCGAGCAGAAATACACACCCGGCCAGATCGACTCCCGCTGGTCCGACGACATCGAAAAAGACTTTTCGCAATGGCTCAACGCGCACGTGAACGAACTACCCGTTCCGAAAGAGCAAATACAGGACTACCTCAAAACCCGAACCTGGTAA
- a CDS encoding mandelate racemase/muconate lactonizing enzyme family protein translates to MKTTTSRRSFLTKSALAGVFSTTSFAGFGEGLETAVDRAPLSSAPSQLKVTDIKCGYTRGGHSLFVKVHTNQGIWGCGEAVDASVGTYHLVKLIGERIKGKSPLNVNRLFEDVRKSGFFEGAQAGMYISVLSAIETALWDLVGKALGMPVYQLLGGKFRDKVRVYCDTGAYRETDTSAEAFGKSAKKAVDMGFTAVKYDIDERNDPNKFDAYNWTASQGELERMYNQIAGVRKAVGPKIDICVDMHGRYDVTTGRRVAKLMEPLNLLFLEEPIPAENPEAYKQIREASNTPICAGENHYLAHGFRKLLEIGAVDIIMPDLQKAGGLGEGQRIANLANLYYVPFAPHMVASYLGAMASSHVCASVPNFLILEWQIYFHEEPMFKDIVTFDGPMIEKGFIPLSEKPGIGVEINEEGMKKYAPKDVPFFV, encoded by the coding sequence ATGAAAACGACTACATCCCGACGTTCTTTTTTGACGAAAAGCGCACTAGCCGGTGTCTTCAGCACGACTTCCTTCGCTGGCTTTGGCGAAGGGCTCGAAACGGCTGTCGACCGCGCTCCGCTTTCGTCGGCCCCCTCGCAACTGAAAGTCACCGACATTAAATGTGGCTACACGCGGGGCGGTCACAGCCTGTTCGTAAAAGTGCATACCAATCAGGGAATCTGGGGCTGTGGCGAAGCGGTTGATGCATCCGTAGGGACCTACCATCTGGTGAAGCTGATCGGCGAACGGATCAAAGGTAAAAGTCCGCTCAACGTGAATCGGCTCTTCGAAGACGTTCGCAAATCCGGCTTTTTTGAGGGCGCACAGGCCGGTATGTACATCTCCGTGCTGTCGGCCATCGAAACGGCCTTGTGGGATCTGGTCGGTAAGGCGCTGGGGATGCCCGTTTACCAATTGCTCGGCGGCAAGTTCCGGGACAAAGTCCGGGTCTACTGCGATACCGGCGCTTACCGGGAAACCGACACTAGTGCCGAAGCCTTTGGCAAGAGCGCCAAAAAAGCGGTAGATATGGGGTTTACCGCCGTCAAATACGATATCGATGAGCGCAACGACCCGAACAAATTCGACGCGTATAACTGGACAGCCAGCCAGGGTGAACTCGAACGGATGTACAACCAGATTGCGGGTGTCCGGAAAGCCGTCGGACCCAAAATTGACATATGCGTAGACATGCACGGGCGGTATGACGTAACCACGGGCCGACGGGTCGCAAAACTGATGGAACCGCTGAATCTGCTGTTTCTCGAAGAGCCGATTCCGGCAGAAAACCCCGAAGCCTACAAGCAAATTCGTGAGGCATCCAATACACCGATCTGCGCCGGCGAGAATCATTACCTGGCGCATGGTTTCCGAAAGTTACTCGAAATTGGGGCTGTTGACATCATCATGCCTGATTTGCAGAAAGCTGGTGGATTGGGTGAAGGTCAGCGCATTGCCAATCTGGCTAACCTGTATTACGTGCCCTTTGCCCCGCACATGGTAGCCTCTTATCTGGGAGCCATGGCGTCGAGCCACGTCTGTGCATCGGTGCCAAACTTCTTGATTCTGGAATGGCAGATCTATTTCCATGAAGAGCCAATGTTCAAGGATATCGTCACCTTCGATGGACCGATGATCGAGAAAGGATTTATTCCGCTGTCGGAAAAGCCGGGTATCGGTGTCGAAATCAACGAAGAGGGTATGAAAAAATACGCACCGAAAGACGTGCCTTTCTTCGTTTGA
- the uxuA gene encoding mannonate dehydratase — MGMLQTMRWFGPNDPVSLMAIRQAGCTGVVTALHQIPVGEVWSVDAINERISLVEAANDRYSPLHWAVVESLPVHEDIKKGREGRTACIENYKQSLRNLAACGIRTVCYNFMPVLDWSRTNLTYEMPDGSLALRFVWADFALFDLCILKRPGAESDYEPDVADAARQKFARMTADEVAQLTNTVLLGLPGSEEAFTLDTFQGLLNEYAEIDEQRLREHLYYFIREVAPVADEVGINLCIHPDDPPYPLLGLPRVVSTEADLAQLMAASDLVANGITFCTGSLGIRPDNDLPGMIRLFGNRIHFIHLRTTKRETDNPSNFYEADHLAGDVDMYAVVKAIVQEQNRRTQQGIGEPSIPMRPDHGHQMLDDLTKRTYPGYSAIGRLRGLAELRGLELGISRSLEDR; from the coding sequence ATGGGAATGTTACAAACTATGCGCTGGTTCGGGCCGAACGATCCGGTTTCATTGATGGCTATTCGGCAGGCAGGTTGTACGGGCGTCGTTACGGCACTGCACCAGATTCCGGTGGGGGAGGTGTGGTCCGTCGACGCAATCAATGAACGGATCAGCCTTGTTGAAGCGGCCAATGACCGGTATTCGCCCCTGCATTGGGCCGTAGTGGAGAGCTTACCCGTCCACGAAGACATCAAAAAAGGTCGTGAGGGTCGAACGGCGTGTATCGAAAATTATAAGCAGTCGTTGCGCAATCTGGCCGCCTGTGGCATTCGAACGGTCTGTTACAACTTTATGCCCGTGCTCGACTGGTCACGCACTAACCTCACCTACGAGATGCCGGACGGCTCGCTGGCGTTGCGGTTCGTGTGGGCAGATTTCGCGCTGTTCGATCTGTGCATTCTGAAACGTCCGGGAGCCGAATCGGATTACGAGCCTGACGTGGCAGACGCTGCCCGGCAGAAATTTGCGCGCATGACGGCCGATGAGGTAGCCCAGCTGACAAACACTGTCTTGCTTGGCTTGCCCGGTTCGGAAGAAGCCTTCACGCTCGATACCTTTCAGGGGTTGCTGAACGAATACGCCGAAATCGATGAGCAGCGGTTACGGGAGCATCTGTATTACTTTATCCGGGAGGTGGCCCCCGTCGCCGACGAGGTGGGTATCAATCTGTGCATCCATCCCGACGATCCGCCGTATCCACTATTGGGTTTACCCCGCGTTGTCAGCACGGAGGCTGATTTGGCCCAGCTTATGGCGGCTTCCGATCTGGTTGCCAATGGGATTACGTTCTGTACCGGCTCGCTCGGTATCCGGCCCGATAATGACTTGCCGGGAATGATTCGTCTGTTCGGGAATCGGATTCATTTCATCCATCTCCGAACGACAAAACGGGAAACCGATAACCCCAGTAATTTTTATGAAGCTGACCATCTGGCCGGTGACGTCGATATGTATGCGGTTGTGAAGGCCATTGTACAGGAACAGAATCGACGCACTCAGCAGGGTATTGGCGAACCGTCGATACCGATGCGCCCCGATCACGGCCACCAAATGCTCGACGATTTGACCAAGCGAACCTATCCGGGTTATTCGGCCATTGGCCGTCTGCGCGGGCTGGCTGAACTGCGGGGGCTTGAGCTTGGCATCAGCCGATCACTGGAAGATCGGTGA
- a CDS encoding alpha-glucuronidase family glycosyl hydrolase, whose product MIYKKLNSFFILLLLVTTGSYAGPPDDGYRLWLKYDLIKDVSKRETYARSVQFIAVNGTSQMLKSAADELQTGLQGLLGKSIPIIASAGARKGGIILTAGNGPTVEQQALNAEGYQITNRSDNIIIKGKTDAGVLYGAFALLRQFQTLQPVTALSLTSNPKVRYRMLNHWDNPNGTIERGYAGETLWKWYELPERIDPRYRDYARANASLGINGTVVNNVNASARFLTGEYLAKVAALATAFRPYGVKVYLSVYFPAPKVIGGLKTADPLDPEVRSWWANKAKEIYGLIPDFGGFLVKANSEGEPGPQDYGRTHADGANMLAAALAPYDGVVMWRAFVYKAAGTPDRPKADRFTAAYEEFGDLDGKFDKKVIVQVKNGPIDFQPREPFSPLFGKMPKTPLSIEFQLTQEYLGFATHLVYEAPIFKECLDTDTYAKGASSGAKSASGTTVANVVDGSLHGYALTAMAGVANTGSDRNWTGHPMAQANWYAFGRLAWDHTLSSEAIANEWINMTLTNEPQAVKRIADLMLKSREIYVNYNTPLGLSRPWTGVHFAPEPWQNKSSRPDWTAIYYHRADSLGLGYDRTSTGSNALAQYNPEVQQRWNNPETCPLPYLLWFHHVPWTKKLSTGRTLWDELCTRFYTGANSVRWMQQQWALVKNNVDPGTYADVAARLETQHKEAIWWRDAWVLYLQEFARQPIPAPYKKPDRTLDEVKALVDIYLLR is encoded by the coding sequence ATGATTTATAAAAAACTCAATAGCTTTTTTATCCTGTTGCTCCTGGTGACAACCGGTAGTTATGCCGGCCCGCCCGACGATGGCTATCGCCTTTGGTTGAAATACGATCTGATCAAGGATGTTAGCAAGCGGGAGACTTATGCCCGTTCGGTGCAGTTCATTGCGGTCAACGGGACGAGTCAGATGCTGAAATCGGCGGCTGACGAGTTGCAAACCGGACTACAGGGATTATTGGGTAAATCAATTCCGATCATTGCCAGTGCGGGTGCGCGAAAAGGCGGGATTATCCTGACCGCAGGGAATGGGCCAACCGTCGAGCAGCAGGCTCTAAACGCGGAGGGGTATCAGATCACGAACCGATCCGATAACATTATCATCAAAGGTAAAACCGATGCCGGGGTGCTTTATGGCGCGTTTGCCCTGCTTCGTCAGTTTCAGACATTACAGCCCGTCACGGCACTGTCGTTGACCAGCAATCCCAAAGTACGCTATCGGATGCTCAACCACTGGGACAATCCGAACGGTACCATCGAACGGGGCTACGCGGGCGAAACGCTCTGGAAATGGTATGAACTTCCCGAGCGTATCGACCCACGCTACCGCGACTACGCCCGTGCCAATGCGTCGCTGGGAATCAACGGAACCGTTGTCAATAACGTCAATGCCAGTGCCCGGTTTCTGACGGGTGAATATTTAGCAAAAGTAGCCGCGCTGGCAACCGCATTCCGGCCCTACGGCGTTAAGGTGTATCTGTCGGTTTACTTTCCCGCTCCGAAAGTGATCGGTGGTCTCAAAACGGCTGATCCGCTTGATCCGGAAGTGCGTAGCTGGTGGGCCAATAAAGCGAAAGAAATATACGGGCTCATTCCCGATTTTGGCGGATTTCTGGTGAAAGCCAATTCAGAAGGCGAACCTGGTCCGCAGGATTATGGCCGAACGCATGCCGATGGTGCCAATATGCTGGCGGCAGCACTCGCTCCGTACGATGGCGTGGTGATGTGGCGTGCCTTCGTGTACAAAGCCGCTGGCACGCCGGACCGTCCTAAAGCCGACCGATTCACAGCCGCTTATGAGGAGTTTGGCGATCTGGACGGCAAATTCGATAAGAAAGTAATTGTGCAGGTCAAGAACGGGCCGATCGATTTTCAGCCCCGCGAACCGTTTTCGCCCCTGTTTGGCAAAATGCCGAAAACGCCGTTATCGATCGAGTTTCAGCTTACGCAGGAATACCTGGGTTTCGCCACGCACCTGGTCTATGAAGCCCCGATTTTTAAAGAATGTCTGGACACGGATACCTATGCTAAAGGGGCATCATCGGGCGCAAAGTCAGCGAGTGGAACTACCGTTGCTAACGTCGTGGATGGAAGCTTGCACGGATATGCCCTAACCGCTATGGCGGGCGTTGCCAACACCGGGTCCGACCGCAACTGGACGGGTCACCCGATGGCGCAGGCCAACTGGTACGCGTTTGGGCGGCTGGCGTGGGATCATACGCTATCATCCGAAGCAATCGCGAATGAGTGGATCAACATGACACTCACCAACGAACCCCAGGCCGTTAAACGCATTGCCGATTTGATGCTGAAGTCGCGGGAAATTTACGTCAATTACAATACGCCGTTAGGGCTTTCCCGTCCGTGGACGGGTGTTCACTTCGCACCCGAACCCTGGCAGAACAAAAGCTCCCGGCCCGACTGGACCGCTATTTACTACCACCGGGCCGATTCGCTGGGACTGGGTTACGATCGAACATCGACGGGTAGCAATGCCCTGGCGCAGTACAACCCCGAGGTGCAGCAGCGCTGGAACAACCCCGAAACCTGCCCATTGCCTTATCTGCTCTGGTTCCACCATGTGCCCTGGACGAAAAAGCTGTCGACGGGCCGAACGTTGTGGGATGAACTTTGTACCCGTTTCTACACGGGTGCCAATTCTGTTCGCTGGATGCAGCAGCAATGGGCGCTGGTGAAGAATAATGTCGACCCCGGTACGTATGCCGATGTAGCCGCCCGTCTGGAAACGCAGCACAAGGAAGCCATCTGGTGGCGCGACGCCTGGGTTTTATACCTTCAGGAGTTTGCCCGCCAGCCGATACCCGCACCGTATAAAAAGCCGGATCGTACACTCGACGAAGTCAAAGCTCTTGTCGATATTTACTTGCTTCGGTGA